The genomic interval ATCAACAAGCTCGTCGGCAACCCGCTGGTCGTGCTGCTGTCCGGCACGGGCACCCAGCCCTTCGACTTCATCGACCAGGGCGACCCGCGCACGGTCGACGACCTGATCACGCCCAAGGGTCTCGCCGAGATCGCGAAGTACGCGGACGGCCTGGGCCCGACGCTCGACCTGATCATCACGAAGAACGCCGACGGCAGCCTCAACCAGGAGACCACCCTGGTCGCCGACGCGCACAAGGCGGGCCTGATCCTGCACCCCTACACCATGCGCAACGAGAACCCCTTCCTTCCGCTGGAGTACCGCAAGGGCACGGCCGCGGACGCCTACGGCGACGCGTTCGGCGCCTTCAAGCGGTACTTCGCCACCGGCATCGACGGTGTCTTCACCGACAACGCCGACACCGGCCTGCTGGCCCGCGCGGACTTCGTCAACGGCTGACCCCGCCGCCCCGTTGGAGTGACAGACGGCCGCCCCGGCAACCTCGCGCCGGGGCGGCCGCGTCGTGCCGCATATGACGCACCAACTTGTCGCCACCTTGCGCCCCTTGCTCGCCGCAGAAGCCTCGGCCGAGGCATATGCCTCCGGAACCGAGCCCGGCGACCTCGAACAGGCCGTCTGGCTCCGCCTCCTGGAGCGCCTCGACGCCTCCGGCCCTCCGGTCGACCCCCAGCGCTGGCTCCGCCGCGCGGTCCGCTCGGAGGCCCAGCGCAGCCGCCGTACCGCTCGCCTCGAACAGTCGTACGGCGACGAGCCCGTCGACGACAGCGACCGCGGCCCCGAGCAGGCCGCGCTCACGGCTGCGCGGCATCGCGCGCTGCATGACGCGGTGAGCCGATTGCCGGGCCGTTGCCCGCGGCTGATGGAGGCGCTGCTGTCGCCCAAGGACCTCACCTACCGCGAGATCGCGGGGGAGTTGGGTATCTCACAGGGCAGTCTCGGCCCGGAACGTTCCAGATGTCTGGGATGTCTTCGGCGATTGCTGGCGCCGGAGGTTGCGGCCCACGAAGCACGGGGATAGGAGTGAGGAATCAAGTGGCGATCAGGTGAGCGGGAGGCGTGCGCACATGGGCATGAGCGTGACCATCTCGGTGGCGACCGAGCAGGACTCAGAGCAGATCTTCAGGCTGCAGTACCTGTGCTTCCAGAGCGAGGCGGCGCTGTACGGCAACTACCGCATCGACCCGCTCCTCCAGAGCCTCGAC from Streptomyces sp. NBC_01288 carries:
- a CDS encoding sigma-70 family RNA polymerase sigma factor — protein: MTHQLVATLRPLLAAEASAEAYASGTEPGDLEQAVWLRLLERLDASGPPVDPQRWLRRAVRSEAQRSRRTARLEQSYGDEPVDDSDRGPEQAALTAARHRALHDAVSRLPGRCPRLMEALLSPKDLTYREIAGELGISQGSLGPERSRCLGCLRRLLAPEVAAHEARG